A part of Uloborus diversus isolate 005 chromosome 6, Udiv.v.3.1, whole genome shotgun sequence genomic DNA contains:
- the LOC129224945 gene encoding tRNA (guanine-N(7)-)-methyltransferase-like, with protein sequence MTDFHLPQKRYFRQRAHSNPIADHDLQYPLMPSVMSWKEHYPAFFSENMQNNETMKEVEFVDIGCGYGGLLVELSPLFPETLMLGMEIRVKVSGYVQQRIKALRSQNSGKYDNIACIRSNAMKHLPNFFHKGQLSKMFFLFPDPHFKAKKHKWRIISPQLLSEYAFVLKTGGIVYTITDVKELHDWMVKHLDEHPLFKRISDEKLVDDPVIEKMHESSEEAKKVTRNKGDKFLAVYERIEDPYSKDSLVISRCDDNERSDAMES encoded by the exons ATGACTGATTTTCATTTACCACAGAAAAGATATTTCCGTCAAAGGGCTCATTCGAATCCAATTGCCGATCATGATCTACAATA CCCTCTGATGCCATCAGTGATGAGTTGGAAAGAACATTATCCTGCCTTTTTCTCTGAGAATATGCAgaataatgaaacaatgaaagaAGTTGAATTTGTGGATATTGGATGTGGATATGGTGGCCTGTTag ttgaatTATCACCATTGTTTCCTGAAACTTTGATGCTTGGAATGGAAATTCGTGTAAAAGTGTCAGGTTATGTACAGCAGCGCATAAAAGCTCTGCGCAGTCAAAACTCTGGAAAATATGACAACATAGCCTGTATTCGATCAAATGCTATGAAACATCTACCAAATTTTTTCCATAAAGGACAG cttagcaaaatgttttttctgtTTCCAGATCCACATTTCAAAGCAAAGAAACACAAGTGGAGAATTATCAGTCCTCAGTTGCTTAGTGAATATGCATTTGTCTTGAAAACTGGG GGAATAGTGTATACAATAACAGATGTCAAAGAATTGCATGATTGGATGGTTAAACATTTGGATGAACATCCCCTATTTAAAAGAATATCTGATGAGAAActg GTGGATGATCCAGTGAttgaaaaaatgcatgaaagttCTGAAGAAGCTAAGAAAGTCACCAGAAATAAGGGGGATAAATTTCTTGCTGTTTATGAACGAATAGAAGATCCTTATTCCAAAGACAGTCTTGTAATCAGCAGGTGTGATGATAATGAGAGATCTGATGCAATGGAAAGTTAa